The region CTGAGACGTTCCACAAATCAAAAATCTGCCTCCATTTGCCGCCTTTTTTACTTCCGTGTATACACAGCTGTCAGTCTGCTGTGAGATTTGGTTTAAGaatttagtaatttaattaaGATTCACAAAGAATTAAAATGACAGAATGcgaagagagagaataaaaaaaaaaaacagtttaatttcTACGTGTGTTCTGATGACAACATAacgtaaaataaattaaaaaaataacagtgcTTGCATGTTTAGGAGTGTTTCAACTTGTTTAAACGGTATTCCAGGTCGAATGAAGCAATCATTTAACGCAATATCATTGTGTTTCAtggtttaatataaaaatattaacacACAGAGGAATGCATTTTCTCTCTCTGACTTTATTGATCGACTAAACaacacaatttattaaaaaataaacctttttttttttttttttttgtggtacagAAAATGTTCTGCATGGGCGAATATGAAGAAATTAAAAGATCTTGCATGTATACGAAGAGCTTCAGCTAATCTAATGCTGGAGCCAAGAAAAACTCATTTTATGTGCTGTAGTGTCCATCCAAAGGTGCCATGGACGGGCGATTGCATTCATAACACTATGCATCTCATATCTTTTATATTACAGTACACGGTTGTGTTTCTAGAACCCTCTCTCTTTCCTCCGACTGCCTGACTGACTCATTGTCTGCAAGCAAGTCCGAGCTGTTGAGAAACATGCCCACCGCCGCCATGATCTCTTTGTTACAGACGGATCGGGCATTGCGACATGTCCACTAAAACGGCATAATCTCTTCCCCCTACGAATGCGTCTCTTCTTACCCGACACAGACTCGCCTCGTCACTCCCAGGCCTCCGGAGCTCCACTTTTATTTAGTCCGACACGTAAGAGACCGCGTCAGGCTACACCTCCGTCGCGTCACCGAGGACAGCACATAGAACGAGAGGGATGAACACAGCCCTAATTCACGATCGACAAGATCCGAGGCGTGGACGGAACGTGCCGAAGTGACTACGAAGGTATACGAAAAGTCGACGAACAGAGTCGGATTTACACGAGCTCCGTGTTCACTCGCACTGCGCATGTGTAAAGTGCTTGCGCTGTGATTGGCTCTgcttattttattgtaataaatataACGTCGTTCACaatgtgttaaaatgtttaaatttcaTGAAGAAAAAATTCCAACCCGTATACAGTTTATTATGTGACGGCAGTGGAAAAATCCAAAGGAATACCTCTGTTTATGGGCGGTGCTTGTCGGGATAAGGTTATGATTGGATGCATAGTCTGTAGCGTCACGGACATTTTCACCAATCAGAATTAAATAATCACTGCCGAAGAGCAGAAGTTCGCCGCCTACTTGCCAAGAACCAGGAAATGGTCATAATATTGTGATAGGCGGCGGCACTCTCAGTTAATATTAGTCTTTGAAATATACTTATTTATCTTTTACTGTCGTGGTCGACAGAGGCTGTTGCAGCCATGGCTTCGTTATTCAAGAAAAAGACTGTAGATGGTAAGTTGTCTGCCTCTCTGGGACTTGTTTGTTTGTCAAAGCCGCCCAGCAACACATCTCGCGTCAATCATCAGCTGGTTTCGTCAGTACTGttgatttgtttaataaattgaatCTGATTTAGGCTTTCTTGACTTATCAGCTGTGTCGTCCAACACATTAGTTTCGTGCTTTTATCGGAAACGAAGATTTTATGTTAAATTATCGGAACGTTATTTGTGCTTTGGACATCTGCCACAGAAAACATTCTTGAGTGGTACTGATCTGACTAATAGTTGGAAAACCAGTTATAATCAGTATCAGATAAAGGGCTATAAACCAAATCTTATAGTTTAATCTTATAAAAATCACCGGGCTACGACTGTAATGACTATTGGTCATAAACACTTGTTATAGATGTAGTAGCCTTAATTGAATGTGTTATAACTGATTTAGGCTTCTCAAGCATTACTACTTTAAACGGTGATCCATAACCATATCTGCTCTCACCCTCTCAGATGTTATTAAAGAACAGAACAAAGAGCTGCGGGGAACGCAGAGACAGATTACAAGAGACCGGACAGCACTAGAAAAACAGGAAAAACAATTGGTAAGAATCACCAACCATCACTGTGACGAGCACATGATACCAAAAGTTTCCCCTTTCTCGCCACTGAGGTGTGTGAGATCACGCGGTTATGTAATTATTGCCACAGAGTCTGTTTTCTGTGTCAGTGGATTATTACTAACTGGACTCCGCTCATGATTTTATTGTTTAAAGTTGACATGAGTGCTGTCTATGGCATTGTAACTAATTGTCTTTCAGATGTTGCCAGTGGATTctcttatactttttttttttttaatatcatattAACATAACTATGACCAGATGACAATAACATAACGCCTATTTTTGGATTTTCAGCATTGTTTGGGAGAATCATGTATATGCTAATGTCAGTAGATTCAGCTCCATCggttttctgccattttttttttttattattacaggaGATGGAGATAAAGAAAATGGCTAAGACAGGGAACAGAGATGCCTGTAAGGTTTTAGCCAAGCAGCTTGTGCAAGTGAGGAAACAGAAAACACGCACATATGCTGTCAGCTCTAAGGTCACCTCCATGTCCACACAAACCAAGCTTATGAACTCGCAGATGAAGATGGCTGGAGCCATGGCCACAACTACCAAAGTAAGAGCCTTTTTTGTTTAGACTCAAGATTCATTTATTTGCTCAGTTCTTGTAGGTGTACATATTATTGGCAGTGATTGCATGTTTAAGTAAACTAACCTTTTAAGCAGCTCTTGTTATATTTTAGAAAACTATTTGTAATAAATGATTTGTTGGTCTATAAATGCATTATAGGTAGGGGCGTAActagagggagggcagggtgggcagccaCCCTAGGGCCCAGGGTGAGAGGGGGGACGCAACGGTCGTccaaaagaaaccataaaaatgaccGCGGGCCCAAGGGGTAATGAAAAACGACCATGGCCCCTCAATGAGTGGGCCCGACagtttctttgcactggggcccgcaAGATCCAAGTTGCATCACTGATTATAGGTGTGTTGTAGTGATATtctcacagtcatggaaaacctggaaatatcagagaattttaaaatcgtgtttttcaggcctggaaaaggacatggaaattaataaaaccttaaaagtcatgtaaaaatctctagtgaattattattattattttttaagtttttctCAGCTctaaatatttcacaatttcgAAATTGTGCGTGTTAAGGAAAGGTCCCGGTGcacttcatacaaaatcgaagaCTGAaagggtgtgatgtcatttagaacaaaatttggACAAAAAGATGTTTGAGTTTGTTTCTATGGTTCGTACCTGCTCGCCAGCGCGAAAATTTCATACTGGTTGCTAAACACCTTTTTACTGCCGTTGATCTGTGTCATTGGTTGGTGTGACCGGAAGCTCCACCCACATTTTGAGGCCGACaactaattcccattcagtcagttaaagGATtcgttcatccaaaaatgaaaattctcatcatttactcaccctcatgccatctaaaatgtgtatgactttctttctt is a window of Myxocyprinus asiaticus isolate MX2 ecotype Aquarium Trade chromosome 8, UBuf_Myxa_2, whole genome shotgun sequence DNA encoding:
- the LOC127444853 gene encoding charged multivesicular body protein 2b; the protein is MASLFKKKTVDDVIKEQNKELRGTQRQITRDRTALEKQEKQLEMEIKKMAKTGNRDACKVLAKQLVQVRKQKTRTYAVSSKVTSMSTQTKLMNSQMKMAGAMATTTKTMQAVNKKMDPKKTMQTLQNFQKETAKMDMTEEMISDTLDELFEDSGDEDESQDIVNQVLDEIGIEISGKMAHAPSAGRKTPSASTSKADGISDEEIERQLKALGVD